The Malus domestica chromosome 17, GDT2T_hap1 genome contains the following window.
CTCAGGAAATGATTCAATTCCAAGTTTCACTATGGGTTTTGGATTGCTACGATGACATTTAGactaaattattaaataatatattataaaatattaaggGATTGGAAATGACATTCATAGGCATTGAAATGCATGTGAAgaaatttataaatttgatataaaatgagTCATTTACAAATTTATTGTAGCATTATGGTTGGGTAATGCTATTCACACATTTCTTTCTACCTTTCACACATCCTTATTAAATTTTGTtcattgataattttttttaaaattcattcGATCTATGGGAAAAAACTAAAAGAAGTATGTTAAATGTAAAAAGAAGTGTGTGTATAACATCATCCTTACCGGTTTCTCTATGTAGACAATAGAATGTCACAAGAGTATAAGCATGCCTTAGTAGTTAGCAAGGCTTTGAAATTAATATGACGTTAGAAATCAGAATGATATGACCAAACTAGAAGCTAAACAAATTAGataatgagagattttttagtgtgctcAGCATAAGAGGTGGTACATCATATGTCATTAATCATTATGTAAATGAtgtaatatgtgtgttaaaaagttaataacttaaaaaataaaatttttcaccacttacataaaaacacttgATATATTACTCGTTTTtccgtcacaataaaaaaaaattccttgatTGGCTGCGCAATACTAAAGATAAATTCCAACCCAATATGCTAGCCACTAGCTATTAGCTAGTGGCAGTCAAAGATGCATATTGCCCAATGCCCAACCCTGATTGGCTGCGCAATAAAGGACAAATCACCATAGATAAAACTCACATTAATTATAAACTAATTGGAAGTTAGTTAAACAATTAAGGAAGTATCATATTCAATTCATTTTGTAGTGTAGTAGGCACCCCTTTTGGTCAAATAATCCCTCAATTAAAAAGTAATTAAATTGAACACCTGTCCACTAAACCAAGAAGAAATTCAACCCAAGATTTTACAAGCAACTCATTTGACTGGATTGTACTGATAAATTGATAATTTCAGACTTTCAGACAGAGAAGCAGAGAAGTCAATGGCCCTCGTCTTGTCTATCGCACGTTCTTCTTCCTTTACAGGATCATACGTGCAAAGTTGACTGAAAAGTTCGGACCTTTGAGCATTTCAGACATCACCAAGAAGAACCCACAATTTGTTTTTCCTGCTGAATTGCCCGGATATGGATTCCCGCATCGCCAGGATTTGGATTCCGGTACTGTTATGGGGCTGTATGAGCACCCATTTCTGCTCTTACGCCGCCGTGGTCGAAGACGACGTGAGGTGCCTTCAGGGGCTGAAGCAGTCGCTGAATGACCCGCTCGGAAAGCTGGCGTCTTGGGATTTCAGGAACCACACCGTCGGAGTCATCTGCGATTTCGTTGGCGTCACCTGCTGGAACGATCGGGAGAATCGGATCTTTAGTCTGGAGCTCCGAGACATGGAGATCACCGGCGAGGTCCCGAAGGATATCGAGTACTGCGCCAGCCTCACGAAGCTGGATCTCGGCGGGAACGAGATTTCCGGGCCGATTCCCCCGGATATTTGCGATTGGTTGCCCTTTTTGGTGACCCTCGATTTGTCCGGGAACGACTTCTCCGGCGCTATCCCGCCGGACCTGCAGCACTGTGAGTATCTGAACATTCTGATCCTTTCGGACAACAAGCTTTCGGGTCCGATTCCCTATGAATTTTCTAGCTTGGGTAGGCTTAAGACGTTTTCAGTGGCGAATAATAAGTTGAAGGGGTCTATCCCTTCGTTTTTCGACGGGTTTGATAAGGCGGACTTTGCCGGGAACAGCGGCCTTTGCGGCGGGCCTCTCGGGTCGAAGTGTGGTGGTCTGAGCAAGAAGAGTGTTACTATTATAATTGCTGCCGGAGTTTTTGGCGCTGCGGCGTCTTTGCTGGCTTTTTTGGGGCTGTGGTGGTGGTACCATGTGAGGCAGAGTAAGCGGCGGAGGACGGGAGGTTATGGTGTTGGGAGGGAGGATTGGGCTGAGAGGTTGAGGGCTCGTAAGCTTACTCAGGTTTCCTTGTTTCAGAAGCCACTTGTGAAGGTTAAGTTGGCGGATTTGATGGCGGCTACCAATAATTTTAGCCCCAAAAATGTGATCATTTCGACTAGGACAGGGACAACTTACAAGGCTCTGCTGCCTGATGGGTCGGCGCTGGCCATTAAGCGGCTTAGTGCTTGTAAGCTCGGTGAGAAGCagtttcggttggagatgaaccGGTTAGGACAACTTAGACATCCGAATTTGGCCCCCCTTTTGGGGTTCTGCATTGTGGAGGAGGAGAAGCTTTTGGTGTACAAGTACTTGTCGAGTGGGACTTTGCATTCGTTGTTGCACGGAAGTGGTGAGGGATTGGACTGGTCGACTAGGTTTAGGATCGGTTTGGGTGCTGCCAGGGGACTTTCTTGGCTTCACCACGGTTGCCAACCTCCGATTATGCATCAGAACATATGCTCCAATGTGATCCTCCTCGACGAGGATTTTGATGCTAGGATAATGGATTTTGGATTGGCAACGCTCACGGCTTCTGATTCTAAGGAGAGCAGTTTTGTTAACGGAGACTTGGGAGAACTTGGTTATGTAGCTCCAGAGTATCCGAGTACTCTGGTTGCTTCACTGAAAGGGGACGTTTATGGACTTGGAATTGTGCTTCTGGAGCTGGCAACCGGGCAAAAGCCTCTCGAAGTCAGCACTGCTGATGAAGGTTTCAAGGGTAATGTAGTGGATTGGGTGAATCGTCTCTCTAGTTCTGGTCGAACCAAGGATGCCATCGATAAAGCTCTCATCGGAAAAGGGCATGACGAGGAAATTTTGCAGTTTTTGAAGATTGCTAGTAGTTGTGTGATTTCTCGGCCTAAAGACAGGTGGTCTATGTACCAGGTTTACCATGCATTGAAGAGTATGAGCAAAGAACACAGTTTCAGGGGACAAGACGACGAGTTTCCATTGCTTTTTCGCAGGCCAGATAAGGAATAAGGATTCCGCTTAAACTCAAATAAAGCGGAGAGAGATGACAAATGGTTGCAGAATTCCATATCGAGGTAATTTATCATAAGGCTCATGTATGTAAATCGTACGATGTGATCTCGATTTTAATTAGTTAGCTGTATAATCCAATAAACAAGCTATAGGTCCTGCATCccacgaattttttttgttagagaTCCAGCGACATTTACAATATGCTTTCCAGTTCTTCGCCACGGAAAATTGGAACGAAAGATGACAATGGAACTTCTAGTGTAATATACTATATGCAAACAGTTAAATCCTTGCCTTCTATCTGTTCAATCTGTTTTTAAGTGCTACTTTTACTGCTTCACACGAAGAAAAATTTTCAGGATGTCAAGCTTTTCTGAATCGTGCTAGACTCCATAGACTACCGTGACCTTCACCTTCTCGTTGTTCAGATTTAAACAAGATTTTGTGTTTCGTGCTGATTCTACTGAGTTCAACTTCTTACAACCTCCTTTCGTATTAACTGTGTTTATGATTTAAACAAGATTTTGTTTTGCTTCCAAGGATCAGTTTCACTCTTTCAGAAATTAACTGTGTTTATGATCAATTTATGTGTTGGCCAAGAAACTGGTGGATGGATTATAGGCTTGAACTACAACTTATAGAACTGAGCCCGA
Protein-coding sequences here:
- the LOC103404388 gene encoding inactive LRR receptor-like serine/threonine-protein kinase BIR2, whose amino-acid sequence is MDSRIARIWIPVLLWGCMSTHFCSYAAVVEDDVRCLQGLKQSLNDPLGKLASWDFRNHTVGVICDFVGVTCWNDRENRIFSLELRDMEITGEVPKDIEYCASLTKLDLGGNEISGPIPPDICDWLPFLVTLDLSGNDFSGAIPPDLQHCEYLNILILSDNKLSGPIPYEFSSLGRLKTFSVANNKLKGSIPSFFDGFDKADFAGNSGLCGGPLGSKCGGLSKKSVTIIIAAGVFGAAASLLAFLGLWWWYHVRQSKRRRTGGYGVGREDWAERLRARKLTQVSLFQKPLVKVKLADLMAATNNFSPKNVIISTRTGTTYKALLPDGSALAIKRLSACKLGEKQFRLEMNRLGQLRHPNLAPLLGFCIVEEEKLLVYKYLSSGTLHSLLHGSGEGLDWSTRFRIGLGAARGLSWLHHGCQPPIMHQNICSNVILLDEDFDARIMDFGLATLTASDSKESSFVNGDLGELGYVAPEYPSTLVASLKGDVYGLGIVLLELATGQKPLEVSTADEGFKGNVVDWVNRLSSSGRTKDAIDKALIGKGHDEEILQFLKIASSCVISRPKDRWSMYQVYHALKSMSKEHSFRGQDDEFPLLFRRPDKE